Genomic DNA from Hymenobacter jejuensis:
TCTATTTATCAGATAGTTATGCATTTGTTATTGAAGTTTAAGAGAAGATATATAGGGGTATATTTTGTTTATCTAATTTATTAGAATAGTTATAATTATATCATTTCTTCAGCTGAAAAGAGTTATGATCTTCTTTGCTAAGCTTTTTAACAAGACGTGAGTATGAGATAAGTGAAAATTTCGATCAATAATGAGCCGCCAATGGCGTTAGCATGGCTAACACGGTCAGATTAACAGAGGAGCTTTAGATAGTCTAAGTGGTGAGAATGTAAAAGCGCTAAGTCCTATCTGCGGCATTTGACAGAGTACAGAGTATATAGTAGAAATATTGTTTACAAATCTAATATGAATGTTATATGCAGGAGAGGGTCTTTTAATAGGAGAGTTGATAGTTAACATTTCTATCAGGTTGCCATGCGGGCGGCCCTGTGTGAAACTTATGCCAGAAGGGCTCGTAAGAATTGCCGAACGCACCTTAAGCGTCCGGAATGTTTGCCGGTCTTGGAAGCGGTGCTTACCTTTGGATCATGAAAAAGTCCCGTCTGCTCCTTCTGTTTGCCGCTTGTGCATCGCTGTACCTGACGTCCTGCTCGCAGGCTCCCGACGCTGAAAAAGATCCTGCGGCTGATGCTGCCTACAAGCGCAGCCACCGCGCTGAGCTGTACCGTGAGGCCCAGCGCAGCAACGTGAACTACTAAGAACGGGCGAGCATAAGCGCAACCACATAAAAAGCCCCGCCGAATCCGATTCGGCGGGGCTTTCGTGTTTGACAACCCGGTCTTGGTTAGCTCATGACAAACTGGCTCGGGGCGGCCTGGGGGTCTAGCTGCAAATCAGGGAGTTGAATGCCGGCCAGCAGTTGGTTCTCTAATAAATCGGCCCAGGTACGCAGGTACAGCACTACATCGTCGCGCTGGTTGTGGCGCAGGGCATTGCGACGCTCAAAAGGAATAAGAGATCGGATAGCCGGGTCGGAAAGACGCTCCAAATGCGTCAGATCGGTGCGCGTAAAGCCCAGGGCCAGCATCTCGTCGATGGTATGGTCGATGGGCAGGCCACTGGTGGGGCAATAGTCGATGAGCTGGCGCTCCCAATCGCCGTAGCGCTGCATGGCGCGGGCGTGAATTTCCCCCTTAGGAAGGTGCGTGATAGTCTGGGCGAGGTGGCCGCAGTTGCAGCTGCCCATGTGGCCCCATTGGTAGGGGGCCTGCGAAGCAAGACGCTGGGCCGTATCGCGTAGCGCCTGAATAACGGAAAGTGTGCTCTTGGCCATGGAGGAGAACGTAGCGATCAGGTTTGGTCAGAAATACGAATACTTCCGAGGCTATAATTACGTGCCGCACCGTTTTGTTTCAACCAAACGCATAAAAGCAAGGCCCACAACCTGATAGGTCGCGGGCCTTGCTTTTGTAAGAGCTCAAAAAGTATGTGGTATTATATTTGTAAGCTATTGATAATCAATAATTTATTAAATTATCGGCTATTGCCGCCTCGGAAGCGGCGACGGCTTTGACCATTCTGAGCGGTTTGGCTGCTACCGGCTGAGCGCTCGCCGCTCGGCCGAGCCTTGGCAGGTGCAGAGGCGGCACGCGGGCCACCGGAACGAGCTTGTCCTTGCTGCTTGGGGCGCGACGAATCGCCGCCCGCGGGGCGGGGCGAGCGTGGGTCGCCTCCACGGCCGGGGCGGGGCGGACGACCAGCCGGGCCTTTCGGCTTCTGAATGGGCGCGCCGCCGTGCAACAGCACCGGAGCCACGTCGTTGACAGAATACGGATGGTCGCCAACTACGTCAAGCTGGCGGCGGATAAGGCGCTGAATATCTTGTAGATACGCACGCTCTTCTTCCTCGACAAAAGAATACGCTATGCCCGAAGCGCCGGCCCGACCTGTGCGGCCAATGCGGTGCACGTAAGTTTCCGGCTCGTTCGGAATTTCGTAGTTGATAACGTGCGTCAGCTCGTCTACGTCAATGCCGCGCGCGGCAATGTCGGTGGCTACCAGCACGCGCGTCGCGCCGGTTTTGAAGTTGGTCAGGGCTCGCTGCCGGTGATTCTGCGACTTATTGCCGTGAATGGCTTCGGCCGGAATCTTGGCTTGGGCCAGACCCTTTACCACGCGGTCGGCGCCGTGCTTGGTGCGGGTAAACACCAGAACCCGACGGATTTTCTGATCGCTAAGCAGATGCTGAAGCAACGCAGGCTTGTCGTGCTTGTCAACCAAGAATACGCTCTGCGTAACCGTGTCGGCCGTGCTCGAAACGGGCGTGACGGCTACTTTGATTGGGTTTGGGCGCAGGATGGTGTTGGCCAACTCCTGAATCGCGGGCGGCATGGTGGCCGAGAAAAACAGCGTTTGGCGGCGCGTGGGCAGCTTGGGCAGGATGCGCTTGATATCGTTGATGAAGCCCATGTCGAGCATGCGGTCGGCTTCGTCCAGCACGAACACCTCAATGTGCCGCAAGTCGATGAAGCCTTGGTTCATCAGGTCGAGCAAACGACCGGGAGTCGCAATGACCACTTCCACGCCGCGCTTCAGAGCATTGGTTTGGGGCAACTGGCCTACGCCGCCGAAAATGACGGTGTGGCGCAGCTGCAAATGGCGGCCGTAAGCGGCGAAGCTCTCGCCAATCTGAATAGCGAGCTCGCGGGTAGGCGTCAGTACCAAGCAACGGATGCGGGAGTGCGAATGGCGCTCGACCTGGGCCGTTTGGTGCAGAATC
This window encodes:
- a CDS encoding DEAD/DEAH box helicase; this translates as MSFDELNLIQPILRALHEEGYTTPTPIQEQAIPHVLDGRDLLGVAQTGTGKTAAFTVPILQILHQTAQVERHSHSRIRCLVLTPTRELAIQIGESFAAYGRHLQLRHTVIFGGVGQLPQTNALKRGVEVVIATPGRLLDLMNQGFIDLRHIEVFVLDEADRMLDMGFINDIKRILPKLPTRRQTLFFSATMPPAIQELANTILRPNPIKVAVTPVSSTADTVTQSVFLVDKHDKPALLQHLLSDQKIRRVLVFTRTKHGADRVVKGLAQAKIPAEAIHGNKSQNHRQRALTNFKTGATRVLVATDIAARGIDVDELTHVINYEIPNEPETYVHRIGRTGRAGASGIAYSFVEEEERAYLQDIQRLIRRQLDVVGDHPYSVNDVAPVLLHGGAPIQKPKGPAGRPPRPGRGGDPRSPRPAGGDSSRPKQQGQARSGGPRAASAPAKARPSGERSAGSSQTAQNGQSRRRFRGGNSR